The Calditerrivibrio nitroreducens DSM 19672 genome window below encodes:
- a CDS encoding four helix bundle protein produces the protein MKEEMKSNIILDKSFEFAVRVVKLYNYLCSEKKEYVLSKQLLRCGTSIGANVNEAQSGQSKADFIAKMSIASKEVRESKYWINLLIETGYLNKEDKHTKSLLSDAEEIIKLLASIVKSSQERNKG, from the coding sequence ATGAAAGAAGAGATGAAAAGTAATATAATATTAGACAAGTCATTTGAGTTTGCAGTAAGAGTAGTTAAATTATATAATTATTTATGTAGTGAAAAGAAAGAATATGTTTTATCCAAACAGCTTCTTAGATGCGGGACTTCAATAGGTGCAAATGTTAATGAAGCCCAGTCAGGACAATCAAAAGCTGATTTCATAGCAAAAATGAGTATTGCAAGCAAGGAAGTAAGAGAGTCTAAGTATTGGATAAATTTATTGATAGAAACTGGATATTTGAATAAAGAAGATAAACACACAAAAAGTTTATTAAGTGATGCAGAAGAAATTATAAAATTATTAGCTAGCATAGTAAAAAGTAGTCAAGAAAGAAATAAGGGTTAA
- a CDS encoding GDP-L-fucose synthase family protein, giving the protein MKNNSTFNIHHSSLQKSSKIFVAGASGLVGSAIVRKLIEKGYTNIVASYRNRKPNNSTFNIQHSTLNMNSVQYINIDLLDSLAVSEFFKQYTPEFVFLAAAKVGGIVANNTYRADFIYENLQIQNNVIYNAYKYGVKKLLFLGSTCIYPKNCPQPIKEEYLLTAPLEYTNEPYAIAKIAGIKMCESFNLQYGTNFISVMPTNLYGPNDNFDLEKSHVLPALIRKMHLGKCLEEDNWEAIRKDLNKNPIEGIDGSATKEEILAILEKYGIKKQFNIQNSTFIISIEIWGSGKPMREFLHVDDMADACVFVMEKVDIKQIINQQVASSKQQVENSIPTTHYSLLATNYLPHFINIGTGTDISIKDLAYLIKDIVGFKGEFYFNTDKPDGTMKKLTDVSKLHSLGWKHTIELKDGIENVYTWYLSV; this is encoded by the coding sequence ATGAAAAATAATTCAACATTCAACATTCATCATTCATCATTACAAAAATCTTCGAAGATTTTTGTAGCCGGTGCTTCTGGCCTTGTAGGTTCAGCAATTGTAAGAAAGCTAATTGAAAAAGGATATACAAATATTGTTGCAAGTTATCGCAACAGAAAACCAAATAATTCAACATTCAACATTCAACATTCAACATTAAATATGAACTCTGTTCAGTATATAAATATAGATTTGTTAGACTCATTAGCGGTGTCAGAATTTTTTAAACAATACACTCCCGAGTTCGTATTTCTCGCTGCTGCCAAGGTTGGGGGGATAGTTGCAAACAATACTTATAGGGCAGATTTTATCTATGAAAACCTTCAGATACAGAATAATGTTATATACAATGCATATAAGTACGGTGTTAAAAAACTTTTGTTTTTAGGAAGTACCTGCATTTATCCAAAAAACTGCCCACAGCCTATCAAAGAAGAATATCTTTTAACTGCACCTTTGGAGTACACCAATGAACCTTATGCTATTGCCAAGATTGCAGGGATAAAGATGTGCGAGAGCTTTAACCTTCAATATGGTACAAATTTTATCTCCGTTATGCCAACGAATCTATATGGTCCAAATGATAATTTTGATTTAGAAAAATCTCATGTTTTACCGGCATTAATAAGAAAAATGCACTTGGGGAAATGTCTGGAAGAAGATAACTGGGAAGCTATAAGAAAAGATTTAAACAAAAATCCTATTGAAGGTATTGATGGCAGCGCAACAAAGGAAGAAATATTAGCTATTTTAGAAAAATATGGAATAAAAAAACAATTCAACATTCAAAATTCAACATTCATAATTAGTATAGAGATTTGGGGCAGCGGCAAACCTATGCGCGAATTCCTTCATGTTGACGATATGGCCGACGCTTGTGTATTTGTAATGGAAAAGGTAGATATTAAACAAATAATAAATCAGCAAGTAGCAAGTAGCAAGCAGCAAGTAGAAAATAGTATTCCCACTACTCACTACTCACTACTCGCTACTAACTACTTACCTCATTTTATAAACATCGGCACCGGTACCGATATCTCCATCAAGGATTTGGCCTATTTAATCAAAGATATTGTTGGTTTTAAAGGAGAATTTTATTTCAATACGGATAAACCAGATGGCACTATGAAAAAACTTACAGATGTAAGTAAGCTTCATTCGTTAGGATGGAAACATACTATAGAACTAAAAGATGGGATAGAAAATGTTTATACCTGGTATTTGTCTGTGTGA
- a CDS encoding four helix bundle protein has protein sequence MSECVGEQKISDPTQLEVYKMAHELTILIYKLTANFPKEELFGLSSQMKRAASSICANLMEGSYRNNTKEFRQFCGIARGSAGELKYFLILSSDLGYLDKNIAMGLITKTDTISKMIYGLIKSLERKI, from the coding sequence GTGAGTGAGTGTGTGGGTGAACAAAAAATATCTGATCCTACGCAGCTTGAAGTGTATAAGATGGCTCATGAGTTGACAATTTTAATATATAAACTTACAGCAAATTTTCCAAAAGAAGAGCTATTTGGACTATCTTCCCAAATGAAAAGGGCTGCTTCTTCTATCTGTGCTAATTTAATGGAAGGCTCTTATAGGAATAATACAAAAGAATTTAGGCAATTCTGTGGAATTGCTAGAGGATCTGCGGGGGAACTTAAATACTTCTTAATACTTTCCTCTGACTTAGGCTATTTAGATAAAAACATAGCAATGGGTTTAATAACAAAAACCGATACAATTTCTAAAATGATTTACGGATTAATTAAATCATTGGAAAGAAAAATATGA